The DNA segment ttgttaaaatgatgtttatgctgttataggcctcagtaaatTGCTtagttaagtaaaatcatgcctaagttattcttgtgTTACAACTGTGAGtagctaattaattaattatttaaacggatttgGAATCCTCGCTATTGCTTACCTCATGTGCTACCCGCCCCATGGCCTAGCCTAGGTTAATTAGCATAGTGGCATCCACAAATACACCAAATCTTTAAAGGGAAAGAAAACTCCTAAATGAAGCCGTGATCTTATATACGATACTACCAGACGCACCTTGGTACTTTCATCCGCCAATCAAGGCTAGTGGAGCGAAGAGAGCCAAAAAACGTGAGCGCCCCCACGCGAGCCTTATTGAAAAAGCCCCTTACTAGAGATAGGGCGTTAGCGCTTTAGTAATAACATAGAAAGGGGCAAGCCAAAACCTACTCCTAACAAGTTGCTGAGTTTGGCTTTCGGGGCTACCTGCTTTAAggcttatataatatataaagaagAGCCCTCTTAGGGCCTTTTTGTTTAAGGGCTGCTCGCCTTTTTGAATAGAAGGAAGTGGGATAGCAGAGGTAATTTCAGTAAACTGATGCATGAGCTGAGGCTTCCATGTCCCGCCGACCCTCTGAAAAAGTAAGGTCGTAAAACGGCTCATAGGGAGTCAGAAGCAAGCAGAGTCAAAAGCGGGTCAAACTCACATAAGTAGAGGGGGAGACACATTCATGAAAAGTGAGAAGCCGTGTCGTGGGTCTATTTGTTAGAAAAGGCGAACATCCCCATTCCAAAACATTCACATAGGTCCTCAGGCAAGCATTGAAAAGGGAACAAAAAGAGTCTATTTACCTTTACAATATTCCGGAAAATTCAGCTAAATCAATGGCACGTGGGAGCCTTCCTAAAAGAAAGAATTGACTGACCTTGCTGCTTAGGACTTTTCTTTTCTAAAGTCTAAAGAGATTTCCCAGTGAGAACTCCTTTCTAGTAGCAATTCCGACAAGAGCGGAAATAACTACAGTTATTTCCATTCTTCTTTCTCCTGTTCTTCTTCTATCTAAGGACAAGGCGGAAGGTAAGGCCTGTGCTTGCTTCTAGGCTTCTTTCTTCTATCTTCTAGTCGAGGTGAAAGCTTTCAAAGAGCTGAGTCCTTCCCCTGCAAGAAGCCGCTCCACAGTGGTAAAGTCTCATCTTGTGTGTTGGCCGAAGTGACAATAGTCACATTGAACCCTCGAATATGTTCGAAGACCTCGAAATGATCTTCCAGTTCTGGGGAGAATTCGCAAAACTCCGTTTCCATCGAGAATTGAATGGAGTTTTCCCGTATTTCGACCGGAGAATCTAACAGAGACATTACTATCGCGATTCTGACCGAAAAATTAGACATTCCATGCCCTCGGAGAGTGCTTTGGCGTGCCAGGTCGCTGACATATCCTTTGTCTTTATTTGACCCCAAGAATAGATTGGATCGAAACGACTTTCCTGTCGAACCCCTTTGTGTCTGTATTTTTTTCTGACCGCGTGGAATCTCCATAGCCAATTCTCcatttttaattatgaaattataggGTGCCTTTGGTACTACTCTTATTTCACACGATCCAGGAACTTCCATAACGTTGGCGTGATTCTGTTTGAGCAACGGATCTTGACGTGATACATCTTCGTAATGAAAATGGAGTGAAAATATGAGTTGGCTTTGACAGTCTCTATAGAATGAATAAAAGCACTGTGAACTATCTGCTTCAAAAAGATAGTTGGTTGAATGAAACTGAAACCTTCTTTCTTCGGTCGGGAATCCGAAATGACGGCACAGCACAGTCTCAatcaattgtaattaattgacacagtacttaatcagtgcatgtttattcttctaaggtagctgaaggttaaattagcaatgtatctggcgatattattgccttgcataacttgcaagattattgtgattaaactatttcaaggtagggatgccttgttacctccatagtcttttatatgctgattagatttaattaatcgtttgaattgacatagggatatgtaagagattagttcagtttaatgagtatgtatgtgcaataacatgtttgcttactagaatctgtctagtcgattgaattgacatagggatatgtcaagagatgaatggatttttgtatgtaagtctgttcataagttagcaaattaccaggTTGCTATGAATTTATTAGTAACagtgtaaacatgagtttaataattctgagttcaagaaatataattaatccaacacaagtatgttaccttgattaaatcttatttgaaatcgtgcttTAGAACTCCtctgttttattcttttaattatttacttagtttttttaaacaatttttgaccatcttttaaaaccaaattatttttaactcaccaaagtgttttacaattaatttcataaataattctttttacagtccctgtgggtacgataactcgacatttacttgtcactttattacttgttgcaattgtatacacttgcacatttctgtcttaccaagtttttggcaccgttgccgaggactgttttaaaaatagtcattatttgtgaatttgttagttttacattttggtttatttttctatttaatttttaacttaattattttttctttgataatttcaggtgtttatgagtattgaccaaaTTATTGACTTACTTCCTGTAGACACTGAGAGAGAACGAACTTttcgacagcgaagaagacaagcgaaCCAGAGAAGGACTAAAAGAATGAATTTCgagaatatgaatcaaggaaatagagcaaaccttgctcaaaatcctatccttactGTTGACGATAGGGATAGAGCCTTAAGACAATATGTTGTTCCAGTATTTAACGATCTTAATCCGGGcattaggagacccgaaatcaaggcacaacaattcgagctgaagccaCTCATGTTCCAGATGTTTCAGacggtgggccaattcagtggaatacctactgaagatcctcatcttcacctaagactatttatggaggtgagcgactCTTTTAAATTAGCTAGAGTTCCTAAatatgcattacgattgaagttgTTCTTGTACTCACTAAGGGACAAAGCTCGAGCTTGGTTGAATTCATTACCACCAAACTCAATTATTACATGATTAGAGTTAGCCaaaagattcctcatgaagtatttcccgccaaGCAAGaacgctaagttgaggaacgagatcactgccttccaaaaaatggatgatgagtccttgtatgaggcatgggaacgaTACAAAGAACTATTACGGAAATGCCCTCACCATGGAATCCCACGTTGCATCCAActggagacattttataatggtctcaatgctcacacgaggatggtagtggacgcttctactaaaggtgctctcctttctaagtcttataaccaGGCGTACGAAATCATCAAGAGGATCAccagtaacaattatcaatggccaaccaatcgagccaCGTTAGGAAGACAagtcgctggaatacatgaagtggacgctctcacttcacttgcatctcaagtatcttcaatctcttcaatgcttaagaatcttaccagtaatgggtctaacagttttgcagTCTGACCACCTCACCAATTTGAGAGTATAGCCtatgtttattgtggggaaggacatttgttcgaagaatgtccatcgaaccccaAATTcgtatattacatgggtaaccaggaccaaaatcgaggaaggcaaggactgcaatccaactTCTATAACCCATCGTTGCGAAACCACTCAAATTTTTCCTGtagtaaccaaggggctggaaccagtaacaACTACGCTCAACCTAGACCGACTCAGCCGCTTAGTTTTTCCCAACAAGCTCAGAAACTAGCTCAGGTTGaatcatccaatagcttagaAAATTTATTAAAGGCATACATGACGAAAAATGacgccactctaaggaatttggagaatcaagtgggccagcttgctactgaactcaggaaccgaccacaaggtgctttacctagtgatatggAGAATCCAAGAAAACCGAAGAAGGAACATTGCAAAGTGTTAACATTGAGGAGCAGAAACACAGTAAACCCCAACACTATTGAAGCTGAAAAGGATCTagctgatgctcaagactcagaggaagttcaaccgagtgttgacaTTCCAGTTTCACAAGAACCAGAATCTGCAAAACCCAACAAGGTAATTCtagaaccagctaattctgatcaactaacaactCCATTAGATGCAGACTTGTCGTAGAAAATGAATCAACTAGTTCCAGTAAggaaaccaccaccaccctaccctcaaagacttcaaaagaaAAAGCAGGaacttcaattcaagaaattcttagacgtactcaagcaacttcacatcaacatctCGTTGGTTAAAGaacttgaacaaatgccgaactATGTCAAATTCGTGATGGATATCCTGccaaaaaatgaagacttggagaatttgagacagtAGCTCTGACAAAGGAATACAACGCTTATCTTCATGACAAACTACCCtcaaagttgaaggatcctggattttttaccataccttgcaacattggagcaacatattatggtaaggcattatgtgacttgggtgcaagtataaacttgatgcctatgtcaatatttagaaagttagggataggtgaagttagacctactacggttacacttcaactagcagatcgatcattagcacatccagaaggaaaaattgatgatgtattggtacgtgtagataaatttatcttccctACTGATTTTTTTATCCTAGACTTTAAAGTAGACAAAGAAGAGCCAATTATCCTAGGAAAACCGTTCTTAAcaaccggaaggacccttattgatgtgcagaagggcgagcttacgaTGCGTGtttaggatgatcaggtaacatttaatgtttttaagtctatgtgaTTTCCTGACGCAATTGATGATTGTTTTGCAGTATcagatttagaggatttaatagcaGAAAAGGAGCTTAACTATGTTTAGGATccgttggaacaaattttgacatcagatcctccaaatgatggagacgaggatgaatacttagctttgttagaagctaatcaaaggggctTTAATCCACAATCCCGTTTTGAATCTCTGGAGTTAGAGAAGATG comes from the Gossypium hirsutum isolate 1008001.06 chromosome A06, Gossypium_hirsutum_v2.1, whole genome shotgun sequence genome and includes:
- the LOC121230541 gene encoding 60S ribosomal protein L5, mitochondrial: MSPVGCNVGFHGEGISSFSGSLVFFAVEKFVLSQCLQETVLCRHFGFPTEERRFQFHSTNYLFEADSSQCFYSFYRDCQSQLIFSLHFHYEDVSRQDPLLKQNHANVMEVPGSCEIRVVPKAPYNFIIKNGELAMEIPRGQKKIQTQRGSTGKSFRSNLFLGSNKDKGYVSDLARQSTLRGHGMSNFSVRIAIVMSLLDSPVEIRENSIQFSMETEFCEFSPELEDHFEVFEHIRGFNVTIVTSANTQDETLPLWSGFLQGKDSAL